The nucleotide window CCACCAGTTCGTCCCGGGTGATGCGGTGCGCCGTGAAGACGGCCATCAGTGCCACCAGCGTCATCGGAAACCCCAGCAGGAACAGCGCCTGGCTGAACTCGTTGCCGTAAACGAAGCCCAGCAGCGCCGCCGAGGTCAGAACGAAACAGATGAACCCCGCCATCAGCAGCCCGGTCTCACGCGCGATGTAAAGGATGCGGTTGCAGTTGATGCGCACCATGTCGTGCAGGTCCACGACGCCCTGCTCGTCGCCGCCCTTGGCCCGCTGCACCATGTCCCACGGCACGCCCAGCACCCAGTGGCTGGTCGACGACCACAGCACCGCCAGAACGATCCAGAACCACAGGTTGCTGAAGCTGCGCATGTCGATCAGCTCGAAAATCGTCTCGATCAGGTCCAATGCCGGTGCCTCGTTGCGTCGTTGCGCTGTGCCGCGCTCTATCCGGGCACCTCTTAGCGCCGCTTGGCGCCAATTCCTACCCTTGAGATGGCGGAATTTCCATGCCACTCAGAAGGCGCATCAGAAAAAGGATGGCAACCATGCGTCCCACCCAAGGGCCCTTTCCCGTCACGCGCCTGCGGCGCACCCGCGCCACCCCGGCGATCCGCGCGCTGGTGGCGCAGAACACGCTGACCCCGGCCGACCTGATCTGGCCCGTGTTCGTGCGCGACGGGGACGGCGTCGAGGAACCCGTGCCCTCCATGCCCGGCGTCCTGCGCCGCAGCGTCGACCGCGTGGTCGAGGCCGCCCGCGAGGCGCACGGCCTTGGCATCCCCGCCATCTGCCTCTTCCCCTATACCTCGGCGCAGAACCGAACCTCGGATTGCGCCGAGGCGTGGAACCCCGACAACCTTTCCAACCGCGCGACGCGGGCGATCAAGGATGCGGTGCCCGACATCGCCATCATGACCGATGTGGCGCTCGACCCCTATTCCGATACCGGCCATGACGGCTTTGTCGTGGACGGCGAGATCCTCAACGACGAAACCATCGAGGCGCTCGTGAAACAGGCCCTCAGCCAGGCCGCGGCGGGCGTCGATATCATCGGCCCCTCGGACATGATGGACGGCCGCATCGGCGCCCTGCGCGCGGCGCTGGAATCCGAAGGCCACAAGAACACGCTTCTGCTCAGTTACGCCGCCAAGTACGCCAGCGCCTTCTACGGCCCCTTCCGCGATGCGGTCGGCGCATCGGGCGCACTCAAGGGCGACAAGAAAACCTACCAGATGGACCCGGCCAATTCCGACGAGGCGCTGCGCTGCGTCGCCCGCGACCTTTCCGAGGGCGCCGACATGGTCATGGTCAAGCCCGGCCTGCCCTATCTCGATATCTGCCGCCGGGTGAAGGACACCTTCGGCGCGCCCACCTACGCCTACCAGGTGTCGGGCGAGTACGCGATGATCCAGGCCGCCGCGCAGAACGGCTGGATCGACCACGACCGCGCCATGGTCGAAAGCCTGATGGCCTTCAAACGCGCCGGCTGCGACGGGATTCTCACCTATTTCGCCCCCGCCGTGGCACGGATGCTGAACGGCTGACACAAGCGCGGGTTCTCGCTTATGCCCAAGTGCACCACAATCTGTGGTGACACCGCCGGCGATAGCCCCTATACTCAGCCCCAGACCGGCAATTTCAAAAGACCGGCCAACGATCAGGCAACGAACAGGCAGTATCATGAAAAACCTTTCCCGGCGAAGCTTCACGCTCGGCGCATTGGCCGCGTCCCCCCTTCTGGCCGCTTGCGGCAACGGGGTCGGCAGCGTCGGCTCGCAAAAGATCGACGCCCGCGTTAACTCGACGCTCAATTACCTTTACCAACGCTATCCCCAGACCCGCGACATCTCGAACAAGTCGGTGGGCCAGCTGGTCATGCCGCTGATCACCGAGGGCGGCTTCATCGTCGGCGGCGGCTATGGCCGGGGCGCCCTGCGCGTCGGCGGCGTCAGCGTCGATTACTATTCCGCCACCAAGGGCAGTGTCGGGCTGCAGATCGGGGCACAGCAATTCGCCCATGTCCTGTTCTTCATGACCGAGGATTCGCTGGCCAACTTCCGCCGCGCCTCCGGCTGGGTCGCGGGCGCCGATATCGAATACGTGTTCTCGGACCAGGGCGAGAACCTGCGCGCCGACACCACCACCGCCAGCTCGCCGGTGCTTGCGGTGATCTTCGGCCAGGCCGGTGCGCTGATCGGCGCGTCGCTGGAAGGCATCAAGTACACCCGCATCATTCCCTGACGACCGCGCGGGGATTGAACCGCCCCGGGACGGCGACCGACCCATGAAGGGCGCGTGAACACCTCGCGCGCTCTGTGTCACGAAAGAGGTCGCCCATGCCCCGTACCGCAGCACTTGCCGCGCTTGTCACCCTCTGCACCGCGGCCCATGCCGCCGCCTGCGCCCTGCCGCCGCCGGTCTGCGAGGTCCCGAACGGCCAGCGTGCCACGCTCGAACATGCCAGCGGCAGCACCGTCCTCTTCTCGCAGCTTGATCCCGACGCCACGGGATACCGGCCGACCTATGTTCTGGTAGATTGCAGCAAGCGGCAGGCCGTGGCCCTGGGGCACCTGCCGGAAGGGGCCGATGACTCCGCAAGCCAGACCCATTTCGATGGCCGCATGGTGATGGATCTCGAAGTCTCGGCCGGCGCGCGCCCCCGGCTGGGCCAGGTGCATCGCCAGCTTCAGCGGATGGGCTTGCGCAGCAAACGCTT belongs to Roseovarius sp. THAF27 and includes:
- a CDS encoding YSC84-related protein, which produces MKNLSRRSFTLGALAASPLLAACGNGVGSVGSQKIDARVNSTLNYLYQRYPQTRDISNKSVGQLVMPLITEGGFIVGGGYGRGALRVGGVSVDYYSATKGSVGLQIGAQQFAHVLFFMTEDSLANFRRASGWVAGADIEYVFSDQGENLRADTTTASSPVLAVIFGQAGALIGASLEGIKYTRIIP
- the hemB gene encoding porphobilinogen synthase, which produces MRPTQGPFPVTRLRRTRATPAIRALVAQNTLTPADLIWPVFVRDGDGVEEPVPSMPGVLRRSVDRVVEAAREAHGLGIPAICLFPYTSAQNRTSDCAEAWNPDNLSNRATRAIKDAVPDIAIMTDVALDPYSDTGHDGFVVDGEILNDETIEALVKQALSQAAAGVDIIGPSDMMDGRIGALRAALESEGHKNTLLLSYAAKYASAFYGPFRDAVGASGALKGDKKTYQMDPANSDEALRCVARDLSEGADMVMVKPGLPYLDICRRVKDTFGAPTYAYQVSGEYAMIQAAAQNGWIDHDRAMVESLMAFKRAGCDGILTYFAPAVARMLNG
- a CDS encoding component of SufBCD complex; amino-acid sequence: MDLIETIFELIDMRSFSNLWFWIVLAVLWSSTSHWVLGVPWDMVQRAKGGDEQGVVDLHDMVRINCNRILYIARETGLLMAGFICFVLTSAALLGFVYGNEFSQALFLLGFPMTLVALMAVFTAHRITRDELVGAALYKRMHYHRIATQLVGILSILVTAMWGMLVNMSTGVLGG